The window GGGCTACCGATGAAGCTAGCAACAAACTTGTTAACAGGGCGGTTGTAGAGCTCTTCTGGGCTACCGATTTGCTCGATACGACCGATTGTACCAGTACCTGCTGGGTTTTTAGTCGCAGACATGATAACGATACGGTCAGCCAAGGTCATGGCTTCTGTTTGGTCGTGGGTTACGTAGATGGTTGTTGCACCGATACGGCGGTGGATTTTAGCAATCTCTGTACGCATGGATACACGCAATTTGGCATCCAAGTTTGACAAAGGTTCATCCATCAAGAATACTTTTGCATCACGAACGATGGCACGACCCATGGCAACACGTTGGCGTTGTCCACCTGAAAGGTCTGCTGGTTTGCGTTCCAAGAATTCTGTCAAGCCAAGAATTTGGGCAGCTTCTTCCACACGTTTTTTGATTTCGTCCTTGCTGTATTTACGCAATTTCAAACCAAAAGCCATGTTGTCAAATACAGTCATGTGTGGGTAGAGGGCATAGTTCTGGAATACCATGGCAATGTCACGGTCTTTTGGAGCCACATCATTCATGAGAACGCCGTCGATGTATGCTTCCCCTTCTGTGATATCTTCCAAACCAGCAATCATACGAAGAGTTGTTGACTTACCGCATCCTGAAGGACCTACGAATACGATAAACTCCTTGTCCTTGATGTCCAAGTTGAAGTCTTCAACAGAGTAGTGCTCGCTGTTTGGGTATTTTTTGTAAATGTTTTTTAAATTCAATTGAACCATGTTCAATCCTCGCTTTCTTTGATAGTTTTATTATAAATGAAAACGCTCTATTTTTCTCTGTCAATATGAACAAAAATAAAAAAATCTTTTGTACATCTTGCACAAAAGATTAAAAATCCTGTTCCATGATGACCTGATAGCAAACAGCTAAATCCGTCAACTCTTTTAATTGCAAGCCCGTCCAATCATACCATTTATCCAAACGGTACTGAAGGGTATTCCGATGAATATAGAGGGACTGGGCCGCCTTTGTTAATACAGCCCCCTCTTTCCAAAGCGCCTGAATTTCCTTTTCCATTTGCTGGTAGGCAATCATATCTCCCAGACCTCTTCTGATAATAGGATAAAGCTGACCAGCCCATAGATGAAGCTGACTAAAAGTTAGTAGACCAGACTGATGATGGCTTAATCTCCAGTGCTGAAAGAGAGATTGTTCTGCCTGAATGAGCATGGGCCAGGATTGCAGCAATCTTGCTGGCCAGATCTGACCTAGAAACAAGGTCATTCGCAACCCAAAATCAAACTCCATGGTCGCAAGGGTATCACCTAGGATTTCTCTAACATCAAATAGAGAGGAGCTGTCTAAGACAAAGCTGTAGTCCTGACCATTGGTCGTGTAGTAGCTCTGAAGATTGGGCAGAAGCTTGGTCATCATATCCAGCCAAGCTTGCTTCCCCTCTTCATCTGATACCGTCCAAATATGAGCGTGGATAACTTGAAGTTTACTTAGAGCCTGTGGAAGGGGGCCCATCCCCTGAAGATAACGAGCCCAAGGATGACCTGCCTCCTGGGGTAGTTCACCCAAGAATAACTGCAACAGGCCCCGTTCTCGCTCTGTGATATCCTCTTGAGCTATCACGAGCCAGGTCCCATCAGCTAGAGGCAAATGAATGCCTACTCCATCTACTTTTTCAGCTACCATTTTTGCTTTTGGAAATAATTTCTGTAATTGATCCTTACTGGTCATCTGGCCTCACTTTCATTCTATCAT is drawn from Streptococcus sp. 29892 and contains these coding sequences:
- a CDS encoding helix-turn-helix domain-containing protein, which encodes MTSKDQLQKLFPKAKMVAEKVDGVGIHLPLADGTWLVIAQEDITERERGLLQLFLGELPQEAGHPWARYLQGMGPLPQALSKLQVIHAHIWTVSDEEGKQAWLDMMTKLLPNLQSYYTTNGQDYSFVLDSSSLFDVREILGDTLATMEFDFGLRMTLFLGQIWPARLLQSWPMLIQAEQSLFQHWRLSHHQSGLLTFSQLHLWAGQLYPIIRRGLGDMIAYQQMEKEIQALWKEGAVLTKAAQSLYIHRNTLQYRLDKWYDWTGLQLKELTDLAVCYQVIMEQDF
- a CDS encoding ABC transporter ATP-binding protein, producing MVQLNLKNIYKKYPNSEHYSVEDFNLDIKDKEFIVFVGPSGCGKSTTLRMIAGLEDITEGEAYIDGVLMNDVAPKDRDIAMVFQNYALYPHMTVFDNMAFGLKLRKYSKDEIKKRVEEAAQILGLTEFLERKPADLSGGQRQRVAMGRAIVRDAKVFLMDEPLSNLDAKLRVSMRTEIAKIHRRIGATTIYVTHDQTEAMTLADRIVIMSATKNPAGTGTIGRIEQIGSPEELYNRPVNKFVASFIGSPAMNFFTVTLQDGVLVGDGFKVDLPEGRRKHLEEKGYNGKSFTLGIRPEDIKASQLELDTYPSSIVEAEVVVSELLGAETMLYSKVGSTEFVSRVDARDYHNPGDKVRLTFNLNKAHFFDDETSKAIV